The Cytobacillus sp. NJ13 sequence ACATTTTTTCATCTTGCATACTAACCCCTCCATTTCAAATATTAATAATATTTTGAATTTATCATATATGAAATCTGCAAACGTTCTCAAGAGTTCAAGTTAAAGCTATAATGCACTTCTGCATTAAAGTAAGTTACACTTTTAACTTTTGCTCATTTTTGCTTTTTGGCGGGATGTGAATAGCCTGATTCCTTAAAGCTTCTACAGCTTCAAGCAAGCCTTCATTTACACTGGGATGGGGATAGTTCGGGAAAATTAGATCTTCATCCCTGGCTGCCATTTCCAATGCAGTAATGCCGGCTGAAATTAGCTCTATTGCCCCAGTGCCTACCATGTGGATTCCCAAAAGAACTTGTTTTTCCTTGCAGCTGATCACTTTTATAAATCCTTCTTTTTTTCCGGCCAAAATGCTAAATCCGTTAGCAGACAATGAAAAATGGCCAATTTCAATATCCTTGCCCATGTTAATTGCTTCCTTTTCCGTTAACCCGGCACTCGCAATAGGAGGCTGTGTATGAGCTGCAATCGGAATGAAATGGAAATCTGATTCTGATTGAAACCCCGCAATCGCTTCTGCAGCTGTTTTTCCTTGTTTAATTGCCTTTACAGCAAGTGCCGGACCATCTGTTACATCACCCACTGCGAAGATATGATTCTGTGTTGTCCTGCTTTGGGCATCCACCTTTATAAACCCCGCTGCACATTGTTCAACCCCTATTCGGGATAGTCCCAGCTGTTCGGTGTTTGGTCTAATGGCAGTTGAAACAAATAAATGTGTGCCTGAAATTGTTTCTATTTCTCCCTTCAATTCAAAAGTTACTGTAAACATGTCTTCCTTATGCTGTAATTCCAATACATCTGAATTTCTTACTATGTCTATTTTTTTCTTTTTTAAAATCCTTTTCAGTTCCCGGCAAATGGACTGATCGAAATCAAAATCCTCTTTCCCATCTTCGAGGATTAAAGTCACTTTAGATCCCAGGGCCTGAAAAGCCATACCAATTTCAAGCGCAATATAGTCACTGCCATAGATTAATAGTTTATCGGGTATTTCACTCAAATCTGAAATGGAATGCTGATCTAATACCATTTCACTTAACTCTCTTGTCCAAGGTGGTTTTTCAGGTATTCCGCCGGTCGCAATGATTGCATCCCTGAATCTGAAAACATCAAATTTGTCTCCTTTTTCGATGCCAACCTTATCCTCAGACAGAAAAAAAGCTGAACCATTAAGTATTTCAATATTATTGGCTTGACAGAGGGCTTCAACTCCTGCCCGGAGCTGTTCAATTTTCTTCTGTTTGTATTGCTGAAGTTTGTTTAAATTAAACGATATATCTCCTCCTTCCAGCCCCCAATTTTCCCCCTCTTGAAATGAAGTGAATTTTTCTGCAGACTGTGTAAGGATCTTTGAAGGTATGCAGCCTTTATTTAAACAGATCCCGCCAAGCTGTTCCTGTTCAACCAAGGTAACACTGTGCCCGAGCTGTGCAGCACGGATCGCAGCATGATACCCTCCAGGGCCGCCTCCGATAATGATGACATCGCGCTCATGTGCCAGTTCTCCAACTACCATTTATACCATCTCCAGAACAATCATTTTCGGATTTTTAATCAATTCAGCAAACCGGTTTGTAAAGCGTACAGCTGTCGCCCCGTCTGCAACTCTATGATCAAAAGACATAGATATATTCATCATTGAGCGGATCACAATCTGGTCATCGTCTGTCACAACAGGCATCTTTTTTGTTTTATGAAAAGAAACCAGTGCGGTTTGCGGATGCTGAATAATCGGTGTCGCTCCAAAGCTTCCGCCAAGCGGTCCTACATTGCTGATCGTGAATGTTCCGCCAGATATTTCTTTGACAGAAAGCTTATTTTCCACCGCTTTTTCCGTGAGCTGTTTCATTTCCTCATGAATTTCTCTGATTGTCTTATTCTCAACATGGTTAATGACCGGAACGATGAGCCCCTCATCGGTATCAACCGCAATACCGATATGGTGTACACTTGCCAAATGTATTTCTTCCATTTCTTCATGCAGGACTGAATTGAACACAGGAAATTCTTTCAGGCAAATTGACAATGCCTTCAGGAAAAAGGCTGTTGCAGATATATTTTGATTCAGAATTTTAAGTTCTTTTCTGAAAGTAATCAGCTCCGTTACATCGATTTCTTCAAAATGGGTACAATGCGGAATGGTATAGAGGGATTGTGCCATTTTCCTGGCAATCTGTTTCCTTCTGCCCCTAAATGGAATGATTCCTTTTTCAGCAGGAGGGCTTATTATAGTATCCATCGAAACAGCTTGCTCCTCTTCAGCTGGCTCAGGCTTACTCTGTGCGGATGCTAAGTATTGATAGATGTCTTCATCCAAAATTCGACCGGCAGGACCTGTCCCAGTAATATTCTCGATGTTTATCGAATTTTCCCGTGCTATTTTTCTTGTAAATGGAGATGCAAGCACCCGTTTTCCTTTGAATGCCGCAAAAGATTGAAATGGCTCCTGCGGCTTATGAGAGTTTGCAGGATGAGAAGTAACCTTCACCTTCTCAATGCCATCATGTCCCTCCGCCTCTAAAATTAGAATGGTCGTCCCCACTGTAACCGTATCGCCAGGCTCCACTTTAAATTCCTTAATAATTCCCGCTCTGGGAGCAGGTATTTCAGCAGTCATTTTATCAGTCTGTACTTCAACCAGCGGATCATCGGCTTTGACTGCATCCCCTGGTTTGACTAAAAAGCAATTGATATCTGCTTCTGTCATGCCTTCTCCAATATCGTGAAGTTTCACTTCCACGGCTTCTCCTCCTAAAACTTCATAACTTTTTCTATTGCTTGCTGGATCCTTGCCGGAGTTGGCAGGTAATGGTCCTCAAAACCGAAATATGGCACTGGTGCATCAAATCCAGTAACCCGTTCAACAGGTGCTTTTTGATATAAAAACGATGTATCATTAATGATGGCAAGCACATCATTTCCTACTCCACCGGTAGCATGAGCTTCATGGACAATGACTGTTCTCCCTGTCTTTTGGACAGATTCTGCGATCATATCTTTATCCAGGGGGAAAAGGGTTCTTAAATCAATCACATCACAATGAGTGTTCTTTTCTTTCATCAGCTTTGCCGCTTTCATAGCTTCAGGCACCATTGCTCCCCACGTAATGACCGTCACATCATCACCCTCCATGAGCTTATTGCCTTTTCCAATTTCAATGCTATACTTCCCTTCAGGAACTTCCTCCTTGGCCGAACGATAGCAGCGCATCGGCTCTAGAAAAAGAACTGGATCCGGGTCTTCAATGGCAGCAATCAGCAGTCCTTTCGCGTCATAAGGACTGGATGGGCAGACTACTTTAATGCCAGGCATATGAGTAAAAATGGCTTCAGTTGAATCACAGTGAATTTCCGGAGCCCTTACACCTGCACCATATGGAGCCCTTATAACCATCGGAACAGTATAATGTCCCATAGTCCTCATTCGGATCCTCGAAGCATGCGTCATAATTTGTTCATATGCAGGATAGATAAAACCCAGAAACTGAATTTCAATTACCGGTAAAAATCCATTTACAGCCATGCCAATCCCCGCTCCGACAAAACCCGCTTCACTTAAAGGAGTATCAATAACACGGCCCTCGCCATACTTAGCCTGAAGACCATCAGTTGCACGAAAAACACCACCGTTCTTTCCGATATCTTCGCCCAGCAGCAAAACCTCTTCTTTTTCATTCAGCATGGTATCTAGTGCATCGGTAATGGCTTGAACCAATGTCATGGTTTTTGCTTCAACTGCCGTTTTCATTATCGGCCACCTCCCATCAGCTTCAGGTACTCTTCTTTCTGCTGCCTGATTTGCCATGTCGGCTCTGCAAAGACATGGTCAAAAATAACTGCTGGATCGGCAGGAGGAAAATCCTCCATTTCGGCTATAGCCTTATCTATTTCAGCAGCTGCTTTTTCTTCAGTGGTCTGCACCCATTTCTCATCGAATATCCCCATATTTTTCATCCACCGCTCAAGTCTTAAAATGGGGTCAGTCTCCTGTCTTCTATTGCTGCTTTCCGATTGATCACGGTACTTAGATGGATCATCTGCAGTGGTATGTGCCCCATATCTCCACGTAACTGCTTCGATTAGTGTCGGCCCTTCACCTTTACGTGCCTTTTCTAAAGCATTTAAGGTTTCAAAATAAACCATGAAAACATCATTGCCATCGATTCTGACTCCCGGAATATCGTAAGCCAGGGCTTTTTGTGCAATTGTTTTTGTATTCATCTGCTTGTTAAAAGGAACAGATATGGCGTATTGATTGTTCTGATTAAAAAAGACAACCGGCGCTTTAAAAATACTGGCGAAATTCAACCCTTCATGAAAATCCCCCTCGGAAGTCGCACCGTCTCCAAAATAAGCAATAGCGGCATTTGATGTACCTTTTTTCCTTTCAGCGAAAGCAGCTCCTGCCGCATGAGGGATTTGTGTCGCAATCGGGATGGCCGGAGGAAAAATTTTCTTTCCGTCAGGCGGCACACACCCTTCATTTCTTCCGTTCCAAAACAAGAGGATATTTCTCAGTGAGTGGCCAAAGGTCATAGCTGCTCCGTGATCGCGATAGGTAGGAAACATCCAATCGTTCTCCTTTAGGGCAGCAGCAGTTCCGACCTGGGAAGCCTCCTGTCCTTCATAAGGTGCATATGTGCCTATCCTGCCCTGGCGCTGGAGTGAAATAGCCTTGCGGTCAAAAATACGGATTCTTGCCATATTTCTATAAAACTCTTTTACAAGTTTTTCAGTTATTTTTTCTTCATAGTCGGAATTGATGATGTTTCCATTTTCGTCCATTATCCGTCTGATCGGAAAGTGATTTTCCATCTTCTCACCCTTTGGCTATTGAATTATTTTTATCACTTTTATACGGTACATATATTGTTATCCAAGCAAAAAAATTAGGTTCTTACTGCCCACTTCGGGCGTTTCATATGGGAAAAAAAGCTATTTCTGCGTGTGCGCGCTTCTATGCGGCTCTCGCAGAATTGGTTGGATGCTTCCACCGTTGTTATTCCATTTGCTTCAGCATGTTCGTAGATGTTCAGAAGAGAGTTATAAATAGCTTTTGTTTTGCGGAGTACCCTTTCTTTATTAGGTGTGTATAATTCGTCTGCGACCTGGATTAATCCCCCTGCATTCACAATATAATCGGGAGCGTATAAGATGCCCTTATTATTAAGGATTTGTCCATGGCGCATATCCATAAGCTGGTTATTGGCAGAACCTACGATTGCTTTTACTTTAAGCTTGCCGATTGTGTCATCATTAATGACGCCGCCCATTGCACATGGAACAAAAAAGTCTGCCTGGGCATCATATATTTCATTGCTGGATAATACCTTCACTCCGGCACCCATTTCTTTCGCTTTACTGAGAAGCTGGTCGATTGCCTGCCGGCTGATATCTGTCACAAATAAATCTGCCCCTTCCTCCAGCAGTCTTTCTGCCACTTTATATCCAACTTTGCCAAGTCCCTGAATGGCATAACTTTTGCCTGAAAGGTCGTCTGTTCCATTCAGTGCTTTATTTGTTGCCTGAAGACCATAAATAACACCCTGTGCGGTTGGTACCGAAGAATCGCCGCTTCCTCCATAAACCTCATCTACCCCTACAATGCAATTCGTTTCCTTCAGGGCATGAACAAAATCTTCTGTGGAAGTACCCATGTCTGTTCCTGTGTAGAACCGCCCGTTCAATGATTCAACAAATTGGCCAAAAGCGCGGAATAGTTCGGGTGTTTTATCTTTTAATGGATCCCCGATAATTACAGCCTTCCCGCCTCCGAAGTCACAATCGGCTGCTGCACATTTATAGGTCATGCCTTTTGATAATCGGAGGACATCTTCAAGGGCATCATCGACGCTGTTGTATGGAAACATACGGCAGCCTCCCAATGCCGGACCCAATCTAGTGCTGTGGATTGCAATGATTGCCTTTAAACCAGTAGATTCATCGTTGCAGAAAACGACTTGTTCATGATCTTTAATTTTTTGGAACATATCTGTCATTTCATTCTCCCCTTTATATATGATAGCGCTTACAATAAGATAAAATTAAAATGCCTTTTTTAAGGCTAAGATACTTCTATTCTTTTAGTCTCTCTTTAACAATTCTGCAATCCTGCTTTTTTTCAGAATCACCTGTTTGACTTCACCTTCGCCAGCAAGTATTTTTCCATTATGGACAGTTACAGTTGAGTAAACTGAATTTCCATCCAGCCTGGATACGGTAGCTGTTATGATAATGGATGACCCTTCAGGTGAAGGCGATAAATGCCTGGCTGTAACAGCTCCCCCCATTCCTTCTTCTTCCTCATCCAAGTAGGGGATGATCAGCAGGCGGGATGCCCATTCCATGTGATAGATCATCGTTACGGTTGAATAGGCAGGATGAATGACCTCCCCTTCAAACTGTGCGAACATCTCAGGGGAAACCACTGCATGGACAACTGCCTGGTTCCCAATTTGCAGCCCAGGTTTCATACCATCCCTCCCTGTTATTCATAAAATATGTATGACGTTTATTTAACGATATGATACCATTACGTTAAATAAATAGTCAATAAATTGTAAAAACTTTAAAAATTCTTATGATTCTCAGCCATGCAAAAAGGATTAACCAGCAAAATTGGCTAATCCTTTTTATTATTCTAAGAAAGCAAAGCACGATCACTTGCCATTTTTGTTCCGCGAATCCGCTGAAATTCGTTTAGAAGCTGTTCAATTGTCAGATGCTGTTTCTGTCCATCATCTACTTCAAGAATAATCTGGCCTTTATCCATCATAATCAGCCTATTTCCTAAATCCAGCGCCTGCTGCATATTATGAGTGACCATTAAAGTGGTTAAATTGTACTTTTCTACAATTTCCTTTGTCAGATTCGTTATAAGCTCTGCGCGAGCCGGATCAAGAGCAGCGGTATGTTCATCGAGCAAAAGAATGGATGGCTCTGTGAAGGTAGCCATTAATAATGAAAGTGCCTGCCTTTCTCCTCCTGATAATAAACCAACCTTTGCATTTAAACGGTCTTCAAGGCCAAGATGAAGCGTTTCAAGAACTTCACGAAAATAGTCTTTGCGCTTTTTCGTAACTCCTTTTCTTAATGTTCTTGTTTTATTCCTTGAATACGCCATGGCGAGATTTTCTTCAATTGTCATGGACGGAGCGGTACCGGCCATCGGATCCTGAAAAACCCGGCCTATGAGCTTTGCCCTTTTATATTCAGACATGCCAGTCACATTTTGGCCATCGATATAAACGGACCCGGCATCAGGAATCATGACACCGGAGATAATATTCATTAAAGTGGACTTCCCTGCCCCATTACTTCCGATAACGGTGACAAAGTCCCCCTCATTCAATGTGAGATTGATCGTATCCAGTGCAATCTTTTCATCTGGAGTACCTTCATTGAAGACTTTATGAATCTGATTTAATTGCAGCACCAGTCTCACCCTTTCCGCCTGATGGCAATTCACTTATGTTCATGCTTCCTGCCAGTCTTTTGGCTTTCCGTTTCTTCTCCTTCGTGCGGTCAATAATCTTCGGCATTATTAAGGCAAGGATTACAATAGTTGCTGTAATCAGCTTCATATCACCAGGTTCCAGGAACTCTACCCTCAGCGCCATGGTAACTACGATGCGGTAGATAATCGCTCCTCCAATAACCGCCAGGGTAGTTCTGGCAATTGTTTTTGTGCCAAATAATGCTTCACCGATTATGACTGAAGCCAGACCGATGATAATCATTCCGATACCCATACCAACATCGGCGAATCCTCCTTGCTGTGCAATCAATGCTCCGGAGAAAGCAACCATTGCATTGGAAATGCCCAGCCCCAAAATCACCATCATGTTGGTATTGGCAGAAAGACTGCGGATCATCCTCTTGTTGTCACCTGTAGCCCTTAAAGCTAATCCAATCTCTGTCTGAAGAAACCGATCTGTCAAGAATTTTATTGCCAATGTTACAACTAACATAAAGAGGATAATGCCCCATGTTCTTGGGAGGCTGTCGCCAAGCCCCACCATGGTCAATATACCGTTGAAAAAAGGATCAATTCCTGTTTTATCCCAAAAATCCCTGACATTTGTAATAGCTGTTTCTGTGTTCAAGAGGGGAACATTTGATTTACCCATGATACGAAGGTTTATCGAATACAGAGCAATCATCATCAGGATTCCTGATAACAGAGCATTGATTTTTCCAAAAGTATGAATAATACCAGTAAGGCAGCCGGCTATAAAACCTGCAAATAATGCAGTGATCGTTGCCAGAAAAGGATTAGCACCGCTGACAATCATGGTTGCAGCTACCGCCGCTCCAGTCACAAAACTTCCATCAACCGTTAAATCCGGAAAGTCCAGGACCCTGAACGATAAATATACTCCAAGTGCCATAATTGCGTAGATAATCCCTGACTCGAACGCACCGAATATGGCTGTAAACATTAAGAATCACACCCTTTATAAAAAGAATAAGAAATTAAAACGCTTTGAACGCCGAAACTGTCTAGCTCCACAAGGAATGCTTCGACAGCTTTATCATCGCACGACTAAAAGCGTTAGCTTTTAGGAGGAGCGCCTACCCCCTTTTAGGTGTTGGGGTTGAAGCAGGCGTTTCCACTTTTCTTCTTGGCTAATAGTTTAAAAAGCAGCCGGCGTGACATTGTGTTGCCAGCCGGCGGATTTTCATTTACTCTTCATGGAACTCAGCGAAATCTGCCCATTCTT is a genomic window containing:
- the lpdA gene encoding dihydrolipoyl dehydrogenase produces the protein MVVGELAHERDVIIIGGGPGGYHAAIRAAQLGHSVTLVEQEQLGGICLNKGCIPSKILTQSAEKFTSFQEGENWGLEGGDISFNLNKLQQYKQKKIEQLRAGVEALCQANNIEILNGSAFFLSEDKVGIEKGDKFDVFRFRDAIIATGGIPEKPPWTRELSEMVLDQHSISDLSEIPDKLLIYGSDYIALEIGMAFQALGSKVTLILEDGKEDFDFDQSICRELKRILKKKKIDIVRNSDVLELQHKEDMFTVTFELKGEIETISGTHLFVSTAIRPNTEQLGLSRIGVEQCAAGFIKVDAQSRTTQNHIFAVGDVTDGPALAVKAIKQGKTAAEAIAGFQSESDFHFIPIAAHTQPPIASAGLTEKEAINMGKDIEIGHFSLSANGFSILAGKKEGFIKVISCKEKQVLLGIHMVGTGAIELISAGITALEMAARDEDLIFPNYPHPSVNEGLLEAVEALRNQAIHIPPKSKNEQKLKV
- a CDS encoding dihydrolipoamide acetyltransferase family protein, whose protein sequence is MEVKLHDIGEGMTEADINCFLVKPGDAVKADDPLVEVQTDKMTAEIPAPRAGIIKEFKVEPGDTVTVGTTILILEAEGHDGIEKVKVTSHPANSHKPQEPFQSFAAFKGKRVLASPFTRKIARENSINIENITGTGPAGRILDEDIYQYLASAQSKPEPAEEEQAVSMDTIISPPAEKGIIPFRGRRKQIARKMAQSLYTIPHCTHFEEIDVTELITFRKELKILNQNISATAFFLKALSICLKEFPVFNSVLHEEMEEIHLASVHHIGIAVDTDEGLIVPVINHVENKTIREIHEEMKQLTEKAVENKLSVKEISGGTFTISNVGPLGGSFGATPIIQHPQTALVSFHKTKKMPVVTDDDQIVIRSMMNISMSFDHRVADGATAVRFTNRFAELIKNPKMIVLEMV
- a CDS encoding alpha-ketoacid dehydrogenase subunit beta, translated to MKTAVEAKTMTLVQAITDALDTMLNEKEEVLLLGEDIGKNGGVFRATDGLQAKYGEGRVIDTPLSEAGFVGAGIGMAVNGFLPVIEIQFLGFIYPAYEQIMTHASRIRMRTMGHYTVPMVIRAPYGAGVRAPEIHCDSTEAIFTHMPGIKVVCPSSPYDAKGLLIAAIEDPDPVLFLEPMRCYRSAKEEVPEGKYSIEIGKGNKLMEGDDVTVITWGAMVPEAMKAAKLMKEKNTHCDVIDLRTLFPLDKDMIAESVQKTGRTVIVHEAHATGGVGNDVLAIINDTSFLYQKAPVERVTGFDAPVPYFGFEDHYLPTPARIQQAIEKVMKF
- the pdhA gene encoding pyruvate dehydrogenase (acetyl-transferring) E1 component subunit alpha, encoding MENHFPIRRIMDENGNIINSDYEEKITEKLVKEFYRNMARIRIFDRKAISLQRQGRIGTYAPYEGQEASQVGTAAALKENDWMFPTYRDHGAAMTFGHSLRNILLFWNGRNEGCVPPDGKKIFPPAIPIATQIPHAAGAAFAERKKGTSNAAIAYFGDGATSEGDFHEGLNFASIFKAPVVFFNQNNQYAISVPFNKQMNTKTIAQKALAYDIPGVRIDGNDVFMVYFETLNALEKARKGEGPTLIEAVTWRYGAHTTADDPSKYRDQSESSNRRQETDPILRLERWMKNMGIFDEKWVQTTEEKAAAEIDKAIAEMEDFPPADPAVIFDHVFAEPTWQIRQQKEEYLKLMGGGR
- a CDS encoding Glu/Leu/Phe/Val dehydrogenase, giving the protein MTDMFQKIKDHEQVVFCNDESTGLKAIIAIHSTRLGPALGGCRMFPYNSVDDALEDVLRLSKGMTYKCAAADCDFGGGKAVIIGDPLKDKTPELFRAFGQFVESLNGRFYTGTDMGTSTEDFVHALKETNCIVGVDEVYGGSGDSSVPTAQGVIYGLQATNKALNGTDDLSGKSYAIQGLGKVGYKVAERLLEEGADLFVTDISRQAIDQLLSKAKEMGAGVKVLSSNEIYDAQADFFVPCAMGGVINDDTIGKLKVKAIVGSANNQLMDMRHGQILNNKGILYAPDYIVNAGGLIQVADELYTPNKERVLRKTKAIYNSLLNIYEHAEANGITTVEASNQFCESRIEARTRRNSFFSHMKRPKWAVRT
- a CDS encoding thioesterase, which codes for MKPGLQIGNQAVVHAVVSPEMFAQFEGEVIHPAYSTVTMIYHMEWASRLLIIPYLDEEEEGMGGAVTARHLSPSPEGSSIIITATVSRLDGNSVYSTVTVHNGKILAGEGEVKQVILKKSRIAELLKRD
- a CDS encoding ABC transporter ATP-binding protein, yielding MLQLNQIHKVFNEGTPDEKIALDTINLTLNEGDFVTVIGSNGAGKSTLMNIISGVMIPDAGSVYIDGQNVTGMSEYKRAKLIGRVFQDPMAGTAPSMTIEENLAMAYSRNKTRTLRKGVTKKRKDYFREVLETLHLGLEDRLNAKVGLLSGGERQALSLLMATFTEPSILLLDEHTAALDPARAELITNLTKEIVEKYNLTTLMVTHNMQQALDLGNRLIMMDKGQIILEVDDGQKQHLTIEQLLNEFQRIRGTKMASDRALLS
- a CDS encoding ABC transporter permease produces the protein MFTAIFGAFESGIIYAIMALGVYLSFRVLDFPDLTVDGSFVTGAAVAATMIVSGANPFLATITALFAGFIAGCLTGIIHTFGKINALLSGILMMIALYSINLRIMGKSNVPLLNTETAITNVRDFWDKTGIDPFFNGILTMVGLGDSLPRTWGIILFMLVVTLAIKFLTDRFLQTEIGLALRATGDNKRMIRSLSANTNMMVILGLGISNAMVAFSGALIAQQGGFADVGMGIGMIIIGLASVIIGEALFGTKTIARTTLAVIGGAIIYRIVVTMALRVEFLEPGDMKLITATIVILALIMPKIIDRTKEKKRKAKRLAGSMNISELPSGGKGETGAAIKSDS